The window TTCGGCATCGTCACGTGCATGTACACGGCGGAGGGCGGTTTCACGCGCGGGTTCGCGGGCGCGATTCCCGGGATATGCAACGCGATTGCGATGTTCGTTGTCGGCTGGACTGGGTTCTGCATCAAGCCCCTGCGCGATTCAGGCGTCATGACGATCCCGGAGTTGTTTCAATCACGCTACGGACCATTTGTCCGCTGGTTGTCGGGCGTCGTGATCGTGCTGGGCGGCCTGCTGAACATGGGTGTGTTCCTTCGCGTCGGCGGGCAGTTCCTGGTGATCAGTTGCGGCATCGAGACACGTTATCTCGAAGCGATGATGACCGCGCTGCTGATTTTCGTCGCGATAT of the Candidatus Hydrogenedentota bacterium genome contains:
- a CDS encoding sodium:solute symporter family protein, with translation FGIVTCMYTAEGGFTRGFAGAIPGICNAIAMFVVGWTGFCIKPLRDSGVMTIPELFQSRYGPFVRWLSGVVIVLGGLLNMGVFLRVGGQFLVISCGIETRYLEAMMTALLIFVAIYTVLGGMLSVLITDFLQFVVMSAWLIAVTALILYQVGWDGIVTNVQTKLGNGG